From a region of the Impatiens glandulifera chromosome 4, dImpGla2.1, whole genome shotgun sequence genome:
- the LOC124934144 gene encoding 40S ribosomal protein S5-like, giving the protein MATETVVVPEAQPTQQSSEVKLFNKWSFDGVTVGDIALEDYIAVGTAKATYVPHTAGRYSAKRFRKAQCPIIERLTNSLMMHGRNNGKKLMAVRIIKHSMEIIHLLTDLNPIQVIVDAVINSGPREDATRIGSAGVVRRQAVDISPLRRVNQAIYLLTTGARESAFRNIKTIAECLADELINAAKGSSNSYAIKKKDEIERVAKANR; this is encoded by the exons ATGG CTACTGAAACCGTCGTTGTCCCAGAGGCTCAGCCTACCCAACAGAGTTCCGAGGTCAAGCTTTTCAACAAATGGAGCTTCGACGGTGTCACA GTGGGAGACATTGCATTGGAAGATTACATTGCTGTTGGAACAGCCAAGGCTACATATGTTCCTCACACAGCTGGAAGGTATTCTGCCAAGCGTTTTAGGAAGGCTCAGTGCCCCATTATTGAGAGGCTGACCAATTCTCTCATGATGCACGGCCGTAACAATGGAAAAAAGCTTATGGCTGTTCGCATTATTAAGCACTCCATGGAAATTATTCATCTGCTAACTGACCTTAACCCAATTCAAGTCATTGTAGATGCTGTCATCAACAG TGGACCAAGGGAAGATGCTACTAGAATTGGATCTGCTGGTGTTGTTAGGAGACAAGCTGTTGATATTTCTCCATTAAGGCGTGTGAACCAAGCTATTTATCTTTTGACAACTGGTGCACGTGAAAGTGCATTCAGGAACATCAAGACTATTGCTGAGTGTCTTGCCGATGAACTTATCAATGCTGCCAAGGGTTCATCCAACAG TTATGCTATCAAGAAGAAAGATGAGATTGAAAGAGTTGCCAAGGCTAATCGTTGA